Below is a window of Pseudomonas sp. B21-040 DNA.
CACGCCCACTTCACCGACCAGGGTCAGACGGCTGGCGCCCATGACCTGATCAAAGAAGTGCGTCAGGGTGGTCTGGAACTGGGTGACTTCTTTACGGTTGTACCCGTGCAGATCTTGACCCGGAGCCGCAGAGAGCAACGAAGCGTTACCCAGTGCGCCGCCCAAAGGACGTACACCGGCGAACAGGATGTCAGTGGAGTTCAACTGCACCGGCGCGTTTGGACGGTAGCTGAGTTCACCTTGCCACGCGGTACCGGTAGGCAGGGTGGTGGAGAAGCTCAAGCCATAAAGGCGAATGTCTTCAGGGTATTCGATGAAGTACTTCGAGTTACCGGCCACCAGCAACGGGGCGAGTGCGGCGAATGGGCCTGGCAGTGCAGCCGCCGTGTTGTAGACCGACTGAGGTGCACCGGTGGCGCTGAAGATCGGCGCACGGCTGTGGTAGTTCATGAAGTAGGCGCCGAACTCGGTGTCCAGCGGGTCGAACATGTACTTGAAGGATGCGCCCCACTGGCCGCTGTCCCGTGCGTCGCGGTCGCCGCCGCGCTGAACCAGTACACCTTCCTCGTCGACGTTGACACCGTTGGCAGCCAACGGGCCCAACGCAATGGCTGGAATCTGCGAACGTTTGTTCAGCACGCGCAGATTGTTGTCGCAACCGTCGGCCACGATGTCTGGCTGAGAGAAGAACGTGCCGCAGTTATCGACGACGGTCTGGTCCCATTCCAGTTGGTAGAAGGCTTCAGCCGACAGGTTCTCGGTCAAGCTCTGCGACACGTAGAACATGTTGACCGGGATCAGGCCTTCCTTGATCTCGGCGCCTGGACGACGGAACGCGGACACGTCAATCGGGTTGATCGAGTTGATGCCGCCGCCGATGAAGGTACTTTCACCCCAGCTCACCACCTGCTTGCCCAAACGCACGGAGCCCGGCTGATCGGCAATGGAGTAGTTGTGATAGACGAAGGCGTCGAGGATTTGGCCGCCGGAAGATTTGGCGCCCTCCTTGCGACCGTCGTTTTCGACGTTCTTGAATTCCAGGTCTTC
It encodes the following:
- a CDS encoding DUF1302 domain-containing protein, which gives rise to MTSVNTFWRRAKLPLAVSLASTLAGPAFGVSFNVGEIEGQFDSSLSLGMSVSTQQPNKNLIGVNNGGHGLSQTSDDGHLNFKSGQAFSKIFKGIHDLELKYGDTGVFVRGKYWYDFALQDEDLEFKNVENDGRKEGAKSSGGQILDAFVYHNYSIADQPGSVRLGKQVVSWGESTFIGGGINSINPIDVSAFRRPGAEIKEGLIPVNMFYVSQSLTENLSAEAFYQLEWDQTVVDNCGTFFSQPDIVADGCDNNLRVLNKRSQIPAIALGPLAANGVNVDEEGVLVQRGGDRDARDSGQWGASFKYMFDPLDTEFGAYFMNYHSRAPIFSATGAPQSVYNTAAALPGPFAALAPLLVAGNSKYFIEYPEDIRLYGLSFSTTLPTGTAWQGELSYRPNAPVQLNSTDILFAGVRPLGGALGNASLLSAAPGQDLHGYNRKEVTQFQTTLTHFFDQVMGASRLTLVGEVGVTHVGGLESTDDVRYGRDPVYGPGMLPATGAVNTCVALNTSTINGAGPGTATNNRSRNCNSDGFTTATSWGYRGRAIWEYNDVFAGVNLKPNVAWSHDVDGYSPGPGGNFEEGRKAVSLGVDAEYQNTYTASLAYTNFFDGKYTTVDDRDFVALSVGVNF